The nucleotide window AAAATCAGtacattttattgttaaacatatttaattaaattaacttaaaatttcgctccaaatgattgaaatttaaGTTTCTATATCACAAGCGTACGTGTTCTCtgagtaaaaattaaatacgtATTTTGCTTTTGTTGCAATAAGAAATCAAATGTTCAATTTTCACCAGCTTAGAGCCTATTTACATTGGGGATTAAGCGCAGcaattgtatttgtatttactttcaaaaatgATTCCTAACACCTTTAAAGGTTACACTCATCTAATTTGTGCCTTGCATCTtgtaatattaatatttgacaacaacaacaattcaaaagcaaaacatgaaaaataaccTATAATCGCATGGGTTGCGACATCGTGCATCTTTCCCTACCCCGTTAGCTTCTCAACACTTCAAGCCaacaatcaaacaaacaaacaagttTCTGTGATTTATCGCATGAAATGTTGCCAATGTAAATAGGACCTTACTCGCATGTGTTGTAGAAACTTctagataaatgttttattcataataacattttaaatttatcatcgtttaataaaacttaatttcaattcaaagagttttagtttattattatataaaaagtgtaaaatacttaattttgttattggaaTAATTCGAGATAAGTATTCATACATATAAACGAATTATGCTCTTTATCTGATCGAGTTTCATCGTCAGCATGTATCAAAGAGAGATATTATAGATAGGCCTTATTTATAAAGtgcatttaaatttatcaaagcttaataaatcaaattttgtacggaaattttgttttataatcttttgataaatttaaaaattgtttatgcatatgggggtacgaaaataagatattttttaatatttctgtgTATTATTAGTGTGCTATGTATCGACATGGAGCAAAATATTGCAATCGTGTTGTAGTTTTGGGTATGATGCTTCAACATGTTTACACAATATTTATGTTATGCATTGGAATGCCCAAGACATTACAACTGAGTCAGCAGCTGCACAGCTGGAATAAGTTTTTCGTAAAAGGAAAACCGATATTCTCCTTTCAAATGAGACTTTTTTGTCAAACAATTCTAATGGTAAGGAGCTCTTCAGCCACTACCTCTAATCCAGCCACTACATATATTACCCAAATGAACATACTCGCTTTGGACAAAATATCAACCCAGTCCAGTCGTCTACAGTAGACATTATTTTATCAAACTCTTGTCTCAATTTTTCAGCCCTTGACATATTCAGTTCCTGCAGACTAGTCAGTAATTAGAAGCTGGGTGGAAAATGAAATTAGGTGCCAGGACATTGACCAACCTGTTACTAATACAGGTAATCtagacttttattttaattaattaatatctaTTGTCATTGAAGCTTTTAAGAAAACACGGTTGCAAACATTCTTGGCAACGAGAAATTTCTGATATTagtaaaatgttaattaatCAGAGAATTAAGTACAAACGAAAATATCAAAGATGTAgggatttatttatataattggacattttctaaataagaCTCCACTGAGACTCTTTTGTAATTAAAGAATAATAATTGGtggttgttttaaaatttcgtatAACATTGATGTGTTTACAAGCTTTTTTAGACTACTTTTCCTTAATACTGTGATATTAGCAGTTTctgtatttaattatttagttgttAATTGTTGTAATACTTTTAAGTAAATCCTCAAAACATTGCAACTAATTATTTTATAGAGGTTTCAATAAAGAtatgtattaattaattaaagaaaaatattttaatattacttttgttttcaGCTTTCGtatgtttgaaaatttgtaacttaaattatttttctgtttgaagttttttcaaatgtttgtggtttatttattaattttattggacgcacaatatttaaaaacgaTATTATGATAATATCGTTTTCAATAATAAGTCAATATCGCTTTCGCTATCATATCATTCTCTGGTTTATTGGGTTATGGGAatacaattttgatttttatgatttagattattgttttaattgttttattagaATTCCTAACCAAAATGCTAAGTAACTATTATTCTATgtccatagaagcgttactgagagggaaaaaacctaagtctgttgtcaaaaacctaagtcgtgagaatgtattagtacatagttttgagattgtattggtgcctttttaattttcaccagacacacagagttgtataaaaatgtttaaattttaatttatttaaattttcttctattttcagtgccaaaaatttaaactctgttccatagaataaacacatagaacggaaggagagagtaatatatatggaaaaattactctcttttcacacatacgggtgaaacaataacaaaatacatgcaatacattctcatgaattaggtttttggctctcagttacctatctagttgttgtctatgctctgttctataaattaaattccaccacaaataaaattaagtgtcaaaaattaataaaaaatattttttttcgttagaGCAAAATAAACGTGTTTCGGTAAAAAAGTGTTCTGAAAAGTATTCAAAGAATTTgccaaatattgtgtagaagtgtAATAAAGAGGTTCGGTCTGTATTTAATCGGAAaataacagttaaaatttcatgtaaTTTGATATGTTTAATTCTCTCAaaagtatgttgaattcacatatcacaagcagcgttgccgctttggaccaaaattggtagtttcaagttaacaaattgacttctggtagtttggttggtttgtttcgatatttgtcgtattttggtaggctacgatatttctgaatacataagtatttttaagaacaaaataattaaaataataacgaaaaaactacttatgttaagccaaaataatattctataatatgaagatagcattttcttaaatatttagtttagtcaggtaaatgtgtatttatttagtagtgttgagttcaaaaaatgccaaagggctctcaaaacttttattttctaataatatgtgttattattcaatatttcagtttcatctgacactttaaatgtccaattatggaaattaggacgcgtaatttatttctatatgaaacttatttgtgttgaattttttcgggataccaacacttttaggagttttatgctcgtttaagtaattttcggaagcgggacttatatgggagctatggtcaattatgaattgaatttttaggtgtaatttatttgtaaaaatgttatttaatatctatataaatcaagcatttatgacggataatgtcttatttctggaggacatttatatgggggctatgtgaaatacatggacaaccagccagacagacgtacggaaggacatcgttaaatcgactcaaaaataaaatctcgaaaactgaacgattttaacatatttatgattgtagtgttattaaataactttcttcctCTGCACAgagaaacagattcgtagtagcaaccgaatttgttgccaatcaaatgattcggttgcacacatagaatttttcggttctttcaacagaaagtcagttaataaagaagaaattcggttgaaataaccaaatttttgttactccttctaaaaatgtttacccacaactgtaaaattcggttactaaggtagaatcattcgattggcaacaaattcgattgCCATCACGAATTTGGTTTCTCTGTGtgggtaattttatagcagcaattatataattttaagttaactattaattttgaaacgaatccatacagcatttctcaaatattataaatttggtaggttttggtaggttttaattaaaaatttggtaagaaaaatattttatgagtggcaacgctggtgGCAACGCTGATCACAAGTACGTGTGAAGAGAGTAATTATTGTTACTCTCagcttactctcagttgcgcctctagttgAACAAAGTTATTGCATTCGATTTTGATTCTCCAgagaaaaggaaataaaaaatacagagcaaaagtttaataaataaaaatttaaattttttcaagaacattattaaaaattcgtttaaataattagttttttgttaatgaaCAGAAAATGTTCGTATTAGTTGGGATTGTAAACTCAAAATCTgctataatatttcagaaaaaattgaaatacataaatataaagataaaaaattaattattttgcataGCACATTCACACAATATCATTCACTCGTTTGTATAGTAGTGTGACCAATTATTTGACTCCTTTTCTCAACCGCGTTTCGAATAGTTGTAGCTTTTCTTTCTTGTGTTGATTGGTgatgttttagttttaaaattgctgcaaCTTTGTATTATTGTAGGGAAATACAACTCATATATAGCATAAAAAACCGATGGAATGACCACCCTCTTATATgtacaaattcaattttgtttataattaacaCTTTCATACAACATACGtacaaaagtattaaatttttacaatatccgGATTCTtaggaattaaaaaattaaaattatatacataaaattgatcacaattatgtttttgttataatCATTAAAGATGTTTGCGTTCTCATTGGTAATTCCAGTGCCGTAAATCTTTTCGCACTCTCCACAACATTAGCTCTAGGCAGGCTCGGGAATCTTCATAGCTACTGTGACCCATATTACTGCACTGTATGTCAcgttttaaaaaagattttgttaAATTCTTGAGAGATCTTCTGTATGGATATCCCGTTGAGTGACTAAAGATCACTGAAGTGTCCACGATCGTTTTGTGTACTAAACGCAAAACCCTCAAATCATTATCTAAACCATGACCAATGAGTATAGTATCGGCATCGAAGAGGTTTAACAAGTCGTGTTGTACTTCGGCAAAAGTTTTAATAGAGTTATTCGAGTCAGCTAAGAAATCTTTTTCAGAAACACCCGAAAAACGAGTATTATAATCGATTACTTCGGCTTGTGGTCTCACGTAATATTCATAAACCAAGGCGCCATCATAGCCCACCACAGTGACTTTGGTGACTTCCAAACCCAAGCCTGTATAAGACATTTCACAGTCGATGGCATATACTTTTGTATAGTTGTGAAGTTTCGTCTCCCTGTGTTGCGTGTGCACGAAATCTGTGTACGGGCCATTTATGCCTACTACAGCACCATTCCAAACGTGCAAGGGATGCCGAGAGCACCCTTCACTAAGCTCTTCATCTTGGCAGCAAGAATAAATATTGGTGTAGCATTTGCCGTTGTAGACATTACTCAGTTTACCCCAGTGATAAGTGCACGAATCGAAAGACAAGTACTCGCCTTCTTCATTGACTTGGAACATTTTGGAACACCGCACACATTGTTTGTCTATGGAATTACAATACTCCGAAAATATTTGGTAAACACCATCAGGTGTATAGAAAGCCATTACAGGTGCAATTGCGTCATCTTCACCAATTTCACTTGAATCGGAGTCGGTGGAGCGGGGACTAGATTCATCAGAACCATGGCCCGAATCGATTGAACTGTTAGCATACCATTGTTGCCCACAGGAACTCGAATAAAAATCATCACTTTTATTGATTACGTCAGATTTTTTCCGACCATAAAAATGACAATGATGACGTTGATTGTCTTTAGTTACAGCTTCCTCGGCCAAATGTTTTggcaaacatttgaaaatatcaACGCTACCCTCATTGTGAACTGATTCTACAGGGAAGCCGAATACTCTTAGAAGATTTGGATCGATTACATACCGTCTCATTTGTTGAACCATTTCCTGTTCGTTCATGTTCAATTTGGTAAATTGTCTCAAAGGTGATATCAAcgattttgcagatttttttaaaatatccgtGTTACGCTTACAAGCAGTTGGCGATGCAGTGGGTGAGGAATTGACTGAATTTGTTGGTGAGCTTGAAGCCGATGACGAAACTGAAGAGTTTATAGATGTTGTTGAAGAAGCGGATGACAAGGAACTACGAACAGGCGAATTCAATTCCAAAGTGCTTAGGCCTTGAATGTACGACTttgatatttttctattattcaaAACCGCCTTCAAAGCGGCAGCTTTTGTGCATTGCTTTCTTAAGTTTAATGCGCCATTGGTTGATATCTGTTTTACTCCATTAGGTTTAACATTATCTATAGTTTCCTCATCAGTATCCAtgagtttgacatttgtgctaATGTTAGTAGCATCCATGGTAATATGGTGTTGATTACGTTTCTGGTGTTTCTTTTGTCTCTGTTTTGTTGCCTTTTTTGATGAATTTGCGCGCACTGAATACGTTGAACACAAATCCTCATTACTGGAGCTACAGTTTAAATCATCACTACCACCTGCTTCACTAGATATACTGTTACGATGAGCTGCATTATGACATGTAGCCATTTTGTCTAAAAagaaacgaaaataaaaaagatatttttaattgtaacattatcaaaaatattttaaaacatttttttaataattcggtatctcgggagcTAATGGAGATATcgtaacgaaatttcacatggttgtttaaaaaatcgccaaaaaaaaacatttatgatccgcatatatacatatatacataaaacacaaaaaatgttaTAGGCTCTGAAACCATCCAACCGATGGTCTCCAAACTTAAGGTGACCATACGTCCTCTTTTTAGAGGACAATCATCTATTTTAACTGGCTGTCATCTATAAAATTTGTGTCCTCTATCTGCCATCTTTTTCCATAATCTGCCATCTTTTGTcatcttaattttatttatttttatattttaagtaaaaattcgcttttattttaatctttCTCCAAACATGTTAGTTTtcttcctacatttcttgttctagtggcttgggacacgttaatggcctggggaatttttaataactttaaaattttgtaaccaatttttgtccttTATACCTCATTAGACCAACAATTATTCACATTTCGattcattgaaattaaattgcaaaagtaactatttaaaatttttacaaaaactgaaaaaattgcaaatgtacctcaaaacttcagcgtcgttgcgccaccagttaacgtaaTCCTATCATACTAATATTTTAGACAACGTATTTCAACAATACATAGAACACTACAATCTTagagcactctaatatacataccaaagtataccaaatagtcccttcaccttcgtgagaagggtatatatgtataagattgtcattccgtttgtaatttctacatttttcatttccttccctataaagtatatatattctggatccttatagatagcggagacgattaagccatgtccgtctgtctgtccgttgaaatcaattttctgaagaccccagagatcatcgggatccaaatcttcaataattcggtcagacatgctttcgagaagtttgctatttaaaatcagcaaaatcggtccataaataacggagatatgcaaaaaaccgggacaacctcgatttttgacctatttttgatctatatctggattactaagtcattaatatagacaatatggatatctaatgatagatatttcaaagtccattgcaacgatgtagataaggctatagtaagttggacctacaatgggtcaaaatcgggaaaaatatttttttaaccggattttttttttcatcaaaaatttttttttgtcatacatttttttccaaaaaaaaaaatttaaaaactaaaaaaaaatttttttaaaaaatttggaaaaaactttttttaaaaaaattaaaaaaacaatttcaaaaaaaaaaatgaaaaaaaaataattaaattttgtttgcctaaaaatatttattttaaagtataatttggtgaagtgtatataagattcggcacagccgaattagctctgttacttgtttaaaattactctctcacatatacgggtaccaaggttgccaatttagccattttccggctagatctagcgattttattttcatttagccatacaaatatggctagatttaatctagccattttattttgtcttagccttttttattttatacttttcttgaacatttttggaattttttaaaaataaaacagtattttttatcaaatgacaaagaaacagtacttttaaacaaattcgtcgGTTGATGTtttgatgagaatattattggttttataaaaacaggcttcgaaattgtttccaaaaCAAACACATCAGGCATATTCAAAAACCAATAACACAGtggaacaaaattgacattttgctttggtgccgcggaaaatgtttttgataaaacatgtatgggacatttcatagtcaaaactactttagttttttttgagcagctcttgtttttaagatatcgcggttttaatttttttggttattctgtattttttttctttttgcttgattttttcataaatggagactaaaattaaaaatttatttttgtactggtgttctacacaaaattatcttttctttgacatcaattttgtttatccaaatttcaggatatattggtgatatcgcaaggaagttgaaaattaagttttttcagtttcatccttataagtttgacctgtggtaaaagggttcaaatttttttcactatatacaataaaaacatatcaaaaaactaatttatataaaaatattaaaaatataccaaactatttggcaaataactcaaagttttacaatatttttcatatgtttttcgtattaaaaaattatacaaatgttcgtAACTTGAATGTTTTACACCTGCAAGATTATACATAAACTAAAGatttaatcaaaaatgttttttttgtcctaaatataatttctcttgttatattatttcattatagCTAGTAAGTTGAGATGCTGTGTTAAAGATCCTAATATGTTTTCTTACATTTGTGGCgaatatatattaaaagatCAGCGAAAATCAATTATATACCTTGATCTTCAATTGTATTTTGCttactttggtattcaaattatcaacttagacaattcctggatatataatgtagaaataaatctatatgtttgtaaaaattattttttttctataaattactatattttcaataaaaaaatattttcaccaaaaacgctgtaaatcacgtaaatacaaaattcgcaatattttaaaaatgtcaaatgaagtatttatattgctgtagttagatttaaatgtgttaagaaataagactaatgactacctaaaaatttatttataaaaaaaatagttttttagcatgtaaaatttcgggatattatctaaatatttcattaaattgttaactaatttttcattttaattaaaaactatgttcgCTATAATGCCTTGAATTTTCagagctaaatttttatttaaaattttcataatgcacaattttattaaggataaagctaaaagagtcaaatttcaactttcctgaaagatcagacaaatatgccaaaGCATCCATTAGAATTATTATAGTCAAAAGAGGCATATGTTTACGTAGAGCAGCCTcatgctaaaaaaatttcacattcttagctgcattacccaaattttttaagaaaaacaccaaagaatagggtattcaatgaaaatataaaaaccgcgatatttcgaaaacgcgagctgactggaaaacaacaaatataacaTAGTAATGAGGGTTCATCAGCTTGTACAAAACGTAGTTCAAATCTCGGGCACCAAAATCACTGTTCCGCAGTGTAatcaatgtttaatttatcaaaaaggaaaaatattgatattacaaCATTTATCTCCATTTTCtgaatctctggttatttttttaccGTGGCGATATACTGatagttctcatacaaaaattatattaattgaaagtatatcgttacgaaaaacgataactggagattgagaaaatgggggttaatctgataaaccccattaacacgaagtcggtaacaattattttaaaaatctgtcagtataactattagttaacacataaccagacttcgtggtaATGGGGgcaagaaatgtaatatttatgaatttgtattaatttatttttgggttttagccatttctagccatttttaatacaaaatctagccattttctgagctgaagagttggcaaccttgaCGGTTGCCAACtgatgatgaataattttatcataatatgttgttctcagattatgataagcattaagccgagagcaccataatatgataagtccttcatcatataaatggttgtcacaaacatatatatgtttactgtaaccatatatatggttgagacaatcatgtgaatcgtaagttaaccatattatggttaccagaatcatgtaaatggttactgtgactataatattgttaaaaaacttgtaacaatattgaaatggttacagtaaccatgcccaactatattttttctctgcgtgcagtaATGAAAAGAATGGAAGATAGTTTAAAATTGTccctcaaatacttatataaatggaaaataaaagtaaatgatTGTAAAACACAAGGGGAGTTTTAATCCCACTAACAGATACagatatcaaatatttattttagatacttaataaaaaatttaccattaattagaaaataatgtatttttgtgtgttagtttttagttttacaacaattgaataaaacaaaaataaatttaatatcgcATCTACAACACGTTCTATTTACTTTTGAATTTGCATAAAATACGCATAAGCGGTATTCAGTGTTTGCGTTTTAGGCTTGAAATTGTTTGCTATTGCAATTCTTTTGTCATTGACAGTGAGCGGTATTTTAAGCAACTTTGCAATGCTAGATGCAAATTAGGTAACAGCTGATATACAGAATTATTGGTcgtgaaaatttacaaaaatatgtttgattattttgtgcaattgttttaaaatgtaatttgtaatttgtatttCATCCAGCGTCGactttttgttgggtttttctctttttaattttttatttagagttTTCGGATCCATAGCGCAGTGGGGGAATTGAAAAAAggtggaaataaatatgtaacttctaaacgaatagcccgattttaataaaattgtgttgATAAGTTTCAGTTTTGAATTTGTGCTTATACCACCAAGAGGGGCCGAGCTACAATGTCCCAAAGTGGgccacctcgggtatatcaaaaattaaaaataatgaatgaaaCTTTCCATACAaatgcaaaagtgaaaaagatatttgtgaattgttaatggCAATCcgacaattcccaaaaaaacttttcaaaaattccaaaattgggatattttagatttttggatctattaaAGGCACAAaactcggggctatgaaatccctttgcacgaTATTGAAcaacatattgggacatacaaaacatatgtaattttttgatagtagctatgcgattagagaatatgttgtctaaagttcaaatttacataaaaacaagtaagaaagtatggtcggtcaagcccgaccatataataccctacaccaagtaaatgagtaaaaatatttttcttttaaaatatcaataatttacatttttgagtgattttcggaagtgggccttatatgggagctatgaccaattatggaccgatcaccataaaattaggtcgtgtgatttatgtctatattaaagttaactatgttgaattttgtgtgtataccaacatttttaagcgatttatgcacgttaaagtgattttcggaagcgggtctatatgggagctatgactaattatggaccgatcgtaacaaaattgggtgacatgaattttgtatatataaaacttatttggagcgaaatttgtgtagatacatagataaattaaacgtttatgaccgataaagtccaatttcgaggggacatttgtatgggggctaggtgaaataatggaccgatttcagccagtttcaataggcttggtccttatgccgaaaaagtaatatgcaccaaatttgatcgaaatatcttcaaaattgcgacctgtactctgcgcacaaggtttacatggacagccagccagccagccagccagccagccagccagccagccaaccagacggacggacggacatcgtttaatcgtagactaatatttttgggcgttacaaacatctgcacaaacgcataataccctccccactatggtggtgtagggtataaataggtctacttcggaaggctctggaccacgcaataatacgaattttgctAGGCAATGCTCGTTGAAAAAAAGCTATACAGTTTTAGTATTGCGCAAAAGCAATGATGTGACAATTGCAATTCTGtgtacatattttgttgttggatTATAAACAAAAGCTACAGTATTTTGCATTTACGCTTTCGCAAGACAATAAGCATCAAATACTGAACTCCACTAtatagtttttgtgtttttatttgtttttctttt belongs to Calliphora vicina chromosome 4, idCalVici1.1, whole genome shotgun sequence and includes:
- the prage gene encoding putative RNA exonuclease pqe-1, with the protein product MDTFMDYMQNMDYVSFMLICAPIVAVVISGILAICTTKNDTMQRNSSKRCHTSSSKPHNCKNDTLDSGTSGNGKNHQHSTSTSEKQRKSRGANKRHVLTNNNTTDQESRTTSGFKFNNWLQSDMYYYERHFISSSAEDKMATCHNAAHRNSISSEAGGSDDLNCSSSNEDLCSTYSVRANSSKKATKQRQKKHQKRNQHHITMDATNISTNVKLMDTDEETIDNVKPNGVKQISTNGALNLRKQCTKAAALKAVLNNRKISKSYIQGLSTLELNSPVRSSLSSASSTTSINSSVSSSASSSPTNSVNSSPTASPTACKRNTDILKKSAKSLISPLRQFTKLNMNEQEMVQQMRRYVIDPNLLRVFGFPVESVHNEGSVDIFKCLPKHLAEEAVTKDNQRHHCHFYGRKKSDVINKSDDFYSSSCGQQWYANSSIDSGHGSDESSPRSTDSDSSEIGEDDAIAPVMAFYTPDGVYQIFSEYCNSIDKQCVRCSKMFQVNEEGEYLSFDSCTYHWGKLSNVYNGKCYTNIYSCCQDEELSEGCSRHPLHVWNGAVVGINGPYTDFVHTQHRETKLHNYTKVYAIDCEMSYTGLGLEVTKVTVVGYDGALVYEYYVRPQAEVIDYNTRFSGVSEKDFLADSNNSIKTFAEVQHDLLNLFDADTILIGHGLDNDLRVLRLVHKTIVDTSVIFSHSTGYPYRRSLKNLTKSFLKRDIQCSNMGHSSYEDSRACLELMLWRVRKDLRHWNYQ